One genomic window of Cyprinus carpio isolate SPL01 chromosome B8, ASM1834038v1, whole genome shotgun sequence includes the following:
- the LOC122138274 gene encoding glutamine--fructose-6-phosphate aminotransferase [isomerizing] 1 has protein sequence MCGIFAYLNYHVPRTRREILEVLIKGLRRLEYRGYDSAGVGIDGGNSKEWETNSKSIHLIKQTGKVKALDEEIHRQQDVDLDVEFDVHLGIAHTRWATHGVPSPVNSHPQRSDKNNEFIVIHNGIITNYKDLKKFLESKGYEFESETDTETIAKLVKYIYDNRESDDITFTTLVEQVTQQLEGAFALVLKSVHYPGEAVGSRRGGPLLIGVRSDHKLSTDHIPILYRSSGKDKKSCNTLPRMDEDTCLFPVDEKAVEYYFASDASAVIEHTNRVIFLEDDDIAAVRDGRLSIHRIKRTAGDHPARAIQTLQMELQQIMKGNFSSFMQKEIFEQPESVVNTMRGRVNFENNTVILGGLKDHIKEIQRCRRLIMIACGTSYHAGVATRQVLEELTELPVMVELASDFLDRNTPVFRDDVCFFISQSGETADSLLALRYCKGRGALTVGITNTVGSSISRETDCGVHINAGPEIGVASTKAYTSQFVALIMFALLMCDDRISMQPRRREIIQGLKVLPDLIKEVLSLDEEIQKLAAELYQQKSVLIMGRGYHYATCLEGALKIKEITYMHSEGILAGELKHGPLALVDKLMPVIMIIMRDHTYTKCQNALQQVVARQGRPIVICDKDDYETIKNSSRTIKVPHSVDCLQGILSVIPLQLLSFHLAVLRGFDVDCPRNLAKSVTVE, from the exons ATGTGTG GCATCTTTGCGTATCTGAATTATCACGTGCCTCGCACTCGCCGTGAGATCCTTGAGGTCCTCATCAAAGGTCTGCGTCGCCTGGAGTACCGTGGCTATGACTCCGCTGGTGTGGGCATTGATGGAGGAAACAGTAAGGAATGGGAAACCAACTCCAAGAGCATCCACCTGATCAAGCAAACAGGAAAAGTCAAAGCGCTGGATGAGGAGATCCATA GGCAGCAGGATGTTGATCTTGATGTGGAGTTTGATGTGCACCTGGGGATCGCTCACACTCGATGGGCCACTCACGGCGTCCCCAGCCCGGTCAACAGCCACCCGCAAAGATCTGACAAGAACAACG AGTTTATCGTCATCCATAATGGAATCATCACCAACTACAAAGACCTGAAGAAGTTTCTG GAGAGCAAAGGCTATGAGTTTGAGTCTGAGACAGACACGGAGACCATCGCTAAGCTGGTTAAGTACATATATGATAACCGGGAGAGCGATGACATCACCTTCACCACCCTCGTGGAGCAAGTCACCCAGCAACTA GAAGGAGCTTTTGCCCTGGTCTTGAAAAGTGTGCACTATCCGGGAGAGGCAGTGGGCAGCAG GAGAGGAGGTCCATTACTGATTGGAGTTAGAAGTGACCACAAGCTTTCCACCGATCACATCCCCATCCTTTATCGCTCCt CTGGTAAAGATAAAAAGAGCTGCAATACTCTGCCCAGGATGGACGAGGACACGTGTCTGTTTCCTGTGGACGAGAAAGCCGTGGAGTACTACTTTGCATCTGATGCCAG TGCTGTCATCGAGCACACCAATCGAGTCATCTTCCTCGAGGATGATGATATCGCAGCAGTGCGTGACGGGCGTCTCTCTATCCATCGGATCAAGCGCACAGCAGGGGACCACCCGGCCCGTGCCATCCAGACCCTGCAGATGGAGCTGCAGCAGATCATGAAGG GAAACTTCAGTTCCTTCATGCAGAAAGAGATCTTCGAGCAGCCAGAGTCTGTGGTCAACACCATGCGAGGAAGAGTTAACTTTGAGAACAACACAG tgatCTTGGGAGGGTTGAAAGACCACATTAAAGAGATTCAGAGATGTCGGAGGCTCATCATGATCGCCTGTGGGACCAGTTACCATGCTGGAGTTGCA ACTCGTCAGGTACTGGAAGAACTGACTGAACTTCCTGTCATGGTGGAGCTGGCTAGTGATTTCCTGGATCGAAACACGCCTGTCTTCCGAGATGATGTGTGCTTTTTCATCAGCCAGTCAG GAGAGACGGCAGACAGCCTGTTGGCTCTGCGCTACTGTAAGGGGAGAGGTGCCCTGACGGTGGGCATCACCAACACTGTGGGCAGCTCTATCTCAAGAGAAACAGACTGTGGTGTTCACATCAATGCTGGCCCAGAGATTGGTGTGGCTAGCACCAAG GCATACACAAGTCAGTTCGTGGCTCTCATCATGTTCGCCCTTCTGATGTGCGATGACAGAATCTCAATGCAGCCACGCAGACGAGAAATCATACAAGGCCTCAAAGTGCTGCCAG ATCTAATCAAGGAGGTGTTGAGCCTGGATGAGGAGATTCAGAAGTTGGCAGCTGAGCTGTATCAGCAGAAGAGTGTTCTCATCATGGGCCGAGGATACCACTACGCCACCTGCCTGGAGGGAGCTTTG AAAATTAAGGAGATCACGTACATGCATTCAGAGGGGATTTTGGCTGGAGAGCTGAAGCATGGGCCGCTGGCTCTAGTGGACAAACTCATGCCTGTCATCATGATCATCATGAGAGACCACACATACACCAAGTGCCAGAACGCACTGCAGCAGGTCGTGGCGAGACAG GGCCGTCCGATCGTGATCTGTGATAAAGATGACTATGAGACCATCAAGAACTCCAGCCGCACCATCAAAGTGCCTCACAGTGTGGACTGTCTGCAGGGAATCCTCAGCGTCATCCCGCTACAACTGCTGTCCTTCCACCTCGCTGTGCTCCGCGGATTCGAC GTGGATTGCCCAAGAAACCTGGCCAAGTCTGTGACTGTTGAGTAA